One genomic window of Rhipicephalus microplus isolate Deutch F79 unplaced genomic scaffold, USDA_Rmic scaffold_22, whole genome shotgun sequence includes the following:
- the LOC142786325 gene encoding uncharacterized protein LOC142786325, translating to MAKAAEAGRPVQGAKGITPLINLQHFNIIWGFTPDYMHCVLLGVARQMTEDWLSNVGEEYYIGAPQTVAVLDQRLCSIKPHSCMPRLPRSVSLRKYWKASEWQQWLLYFSLPCLEGLLPRQYLKHFALLVKGIALLLQDTVSLSDISVSTDCLVKFVVDMQFLYGEKNMTFNVHQLLHMAQSVLNQGPLWAHSCFAFESNIGQIKQLVTSAKGAPLQIVERLMMASNFRYLKASASPCTLKFLTKAGPSNSKGGLLLSKPRAVSDQLLHLVQDHVGNIVRGRVMEHDRVIVSPGVRFHSEQYSRPNKSDSTVLQIYLGTCLKLKHIVSIRDSSGNVRIFALSNKFLSRRAFGTEHIMKSEDANSQQLVELSASVVPCNYVEVNRKCFFQRISLKMLSGGC from the coding sequence ATGGCCAAGGCTGCTGAAGCTGGAAGACCAGTACAGGGAGCAAAAGGCATCACGCCTTTGATTAATCTTCAGCACTTTAATATAATCTGGGGCTTTACTCCAGATTATATGCATTGTGTGCTTCTAGGTGTGGCACGGCAGATGACGGAGGACTGGCTCTCTAATGTAGGCGAGGAATATTACATTGGGGCACCACAAACTGTGGCAGTATTAGATCAACGTTTGTGCTCTATAAAGCCGCATAGCTGTATGCCACGACTTCCCCGCTCAGTTTCTCTGAGAAAGTATTGGAAAGCCTCGGAGTGGCAGCAATGGCTACTGTATTTTTCATTGCCTTGTCTGGAAGGCCTACTTCCACGGCAGTATCTTAAACATTTTGCATTGCTTGTGAAAGGTATTGCCCTTCTTCTGCAGGACACAGTGTCCCTCAGTGACATTTCTGTAAGCACAGACTGCTTGGTAAAGTTTGTTGTCGACATGCAGTTTCTCTATGGAGAAAAAAACATGACTTTCAATGTACATCAATTGTTGCACATGGCTCAGAGTGTTCTGAACCAAGGACCTCTTTGGGCACATTCATGTTTTGCTTTTGAGTCTAACATTGGCCAAATTAAGCAGCTGGTCACATCAGCAAAAGGTGCCCCACTGCAGATTGTAGAGCGCTTAATGATGGCCAGCAACTTCAGGTATCTAAAGGCTTCAGCTAGCCCTTGCACTCTGAAGTTTTTGACAAAAGCTGGCCCATCAAATAGTAAAGGTGGTTTACTGCTCAGCAAACCCCGAGCTGTGTCTGACCAGCTGCTTCACCTTGTGCAGGACCATGTTGGCAACATCGTTAGGGGCCGTGTCATGGAACATGACCGAGTGATTGTATCACCGGGTGTTCGGTTTCACAGTGAGCAGTACTCAAGGCCGAACAAAAGTGACAGCACTGTATTGCAAATATATTTGGGAACGTGCTTGAAGTTGAAGCACATTGTTTCTATTAGGGATTCGTCAGGAAATGTAAGGATTTTTGCACTGTCAAACAAATTCTTGTCACGTCGTGCATTTGGCACTGAGCACATAATGAAATCAGAGGATGCGAATTCCCAACAGCTAGTGGAGCTGTCTGCCAGTGTTGTCCCTTGCAACTATGTAGAGGTCAATAGAAAGTGTTTTTTTCAGAGAATTTCTTTGAAAATGCTCTCTGGTGGTTGTTAA
- the LOC142786326 gene encoding uncharacterized protein LOC142786326, with translation MPRRKEYLNPGSASAIPYSTKTYLERSASSVQQSRRGLQQDTNVAGGSTAPTALRVLTQPPQTDVEGDCDSESAHEAAPSDEPQPSVGAEMTDEPQGDLGSFSSDDLLALTVNFVLEFGIPWKGVEALQKLIMHILERHDIPVTKYLFKKSVGAEIKAARLHFYCENCMTLLAVTSGDLAARNAVRVTCTVCGQRNSGPQMLRDGHFFITLPIAKLLSSLLAENDASTALHERLNSINESMSVDKDEMTDIIDGTLYRALRRELTSKNDITLTVNSDGSAVFKSSKFSVWPVQVMVNELPVYMRQKNVLVSALWYGQKHPDMTLLLNAFVEQMDGLSTSGITWKAGNETVHSKVYCFSCSADAPARAAMQHLTQFNGYYGCGWCLHPGAAVNG, from the exons ATGCCTCGTAGAAAGGAATACCTAAACCCAGGCAGCGCCTCCGCCATCCCGTATTCAACGAAAACATATCTCGAAAGATCAGCCTCGAGCGTGCAACAATCACGTCGTGGACTGCAGCAGGACACAAATGTCGCTGGCGGGTCGACTGCTCCGACAGCACTTCGCGTACTGACGCAACCTCCGCAGACTGATGTTGAAGGCGACTGTGACTCTGAATCGGCACATGAAGCGGCCCCAAGTGACGAGCCGCAGCCTTCCGTTGGCGCAGAAATGACAGACGAGCCACAGGGAGATTTAGGGAGCTTCTCTAGTGACGATTTGCTGGCACTGACTGTCAATTTTGTCCTCGAATTTGGCATCCCTTGGAAGGGAGTCGAAGCACTCCAAAAGTTGATAATGCACATACTTGAACGACATGATATACCAGTTACTAAATATCTTTTCAAGAAGAGTGTCGGGGCAGAAATAAAAGCCGCCCGGTTACACTTCTACTGTGAAAACTGTATGACGCTCCTTGCCGTAACAAGTGGCGACCTTGCAGCGCGGAATGCAGTGCGGGTAACGTGCACCGTATGCGGGCAACGTAACAGTGGGCCGCAGATGCTACGCGATGGCCACTTTTTCATAACCCTGCCCATCGCAAAGTTGCTGTCTTCGTTACTTGCCGAGAATGATGCGAGCACTGCACTCCACGAAAGACTGAATTCAATAAACGAGAGTATGTCTGTCGACAAAGATGAAATGACAGACATAATAGATGGCACCTTATACAGGGCACTTAGGCGCGAATTGACATCAAAAAATGATATCACTCTCACTGTTAACAGTGATGGAAGCGCCGTGTTCAAGTCATCGAAGTTTTCTGTGTGGCCCGTTCAAGTGATGGTGAATGAACTCCCAGTGTACATGAGGCAGAAAAATGTGCTTGTGTCTGCTCTGTGGTATGGCCAGAAACATCCCGACATGACTCTCCTACTGAACGCATTTGTTGAACAAATGGACGGTTTGTCGACCAGTGGGATCACATGGAAGGCAGGCAACGAAACTGTGCATTCcaag GTGTACTGCTTCAGCTGCAGCGCTGATGCACCAGCACGGGCAGCCATGCAGCACCTAACCCAGTTTAATGGGTATTATGGCTGTGGATGGTGCTTGCATCCAGGGGCAGCTGTGAATGGTTAG